The segment TCCTGTTCGACGACGCGGCCTCCGAGCCGCTCGTAAAAACGAAGCGCGGCTACGTTCGCTTCGAAGACCCAGAGGTGAAACCCGCCGCCCGTAGCTCTTGCCGAAAACTGGCCGACGGCATCGCGAAGCAGCCGCTCGCCCATTCCTCGACCACGCGCCTGCGGGCGAACGTGAAGATTGTCCACGAGGCTGCCCCAAACAGGATCGGCATCGCATTGGCAGCAAACGAACCCTTGCATGACGCCAATCGGATCGAATGCCACGTTGATCAACTGTGTTGAGGGCCGGTCGCGGAGTCGTTGAGACCAGACGGCGAGCCGATCATCCTCGACGGCGCCCTTCAAGAATTCCGGTGCGAGAATGTCCGCGTAGGCGTCTCGCCAGCTCGAGGCGTGAATGGCGGCAATCAGAGCCGCATCCTGCTCTGTCGCAGATCGAATGACGATGTCGTTCAAACTGTCACTCTTCGTTCTCATCGGCGCTTGCAAGCTACGCCATCACCACCGGCGTCTCTTCCGCCAGCCCGTACACGCGCTGCGCCTGGGAAAACCCCGCGATCGGAAACTCGCCGAGATCGCGCCAGCCTTCGCGGCACACCTTCGCGAAAACCTCGGACGCCACCACCGTGCGCCCGAGCCTCCCTGCAATCTTCTCCATCCGGGCCGCGAGATTGACGGCGGGACCGATGCAGGTGAAGTCGAGCCGGTTGCCGCCGCCGATATTGCCGTAGAGGATGTTGCCGACATGGAGCGCGACGCCGAAGCGGAAGCGCTCGACGACGTCGCCGACGGGATGCGCGAGCGCCTCGACGCTGGCGCGCGATTCTCGCGCTGCTTCCAAGACGCGCGCGCAGACATGCGAGGCGTCGCCGACATATTCGTCGATCGGGAACACTGCGAGCAGCCCGTCGCCCATGAATTTCAGGACTTCGCCGCCGTGGCCGCGGATCGCGGTCACCTGGCAATCGAAATAGCGGTTGAGGATATCGACCACCGTCTCGGCCGGTAGCCGGTCCGACAGCGCGGTGAAGCCGCGCAGGTCCGACAGCCAGATCGCGGCCTGCATGGTGTCGTTGTGGCCGCGGCGGATCTGGCCGGCGAGAATGCGCTCGCCGGCGCGATTTCCCACATAGGTGTCGAGCAGGGTCGCAGCGGTGCGGCGCAGGGTGACGATCTCGCTGACGCGCGCGAGCGGCGCCACGATGGAGCGGATCGTCGCGATGTCGTCCTCGCTGAAGCCGCCGGGATGCCGCGTGGTCCAGCTGATCGCATGAATCGAGCCGTCGAGAAACCGCATCGGCGTCGCGATGTAGTCGGTGACGCCCTCGGCGCGCATGTCTTCCAGGAACGGAAACCGCCTGGTGTCGATCTCGTCGATGCGGCCCCTGACCTCCAGCCCCTCCTCGAACACGATCCGGAGCGGGCTCCGGGCGAACTCGGGCGTATCCAAAATCTCGAAATCGACGGTGCCGATCTCGACCTCCTCGCCCTGCCGCCAGATGAAGTTGCGGCCGAAGATCTCGGGATGCAGCGTGCGGATGAAGACGCCGAACCGCCATAATGGAAGGCCGGCTGCGACCAGGTTTTCGCAGGCATCCGCAATCATCTCCGCCGGCCCCCGCGACGATCTGGCGCCGTCGATCAGCCAGTTGATGATGCGCTGGAGCTCGGAGTTTTCCATGGGCGCATTTGCCGACGAAGTTGTGGGGCCGTCAAGCTGCGCGGTGGGCTAGTACCGCGACACAAAAGCTTCAAGCGGGCCTACCGCCCGACCTGTCCGCGATCGCGGATGAAGTGATCCGCCAGCACGCAGGCCATCATGGCCTCGCCAACGGGCACGGCACGGATGCCGACGCAGGGGTCGTGGCGGCCCTTGGTCATGATCTCGGTGTCGGCGCCGTTACGATCGACCGTCAGGCGCGGCTGCAGGATCGACGAGGTCGGCTTCACTGCAAAACGCACCACCACCGGCTGGCCGGTGGAGATACCGCCCAGAACGCCGCCGGCATGGTTGGACAAAAAGCGCGTGCCGTCATTGCCGGTACGCATCTCGTCGGCGTTCTCCTCGCCTGTGAGCTCAGCCGCGCCAAAGCCGGCGCCGATCTCGACGCCCTTCACGGCGTTGATGGTCATCATCGCGCCCGCCAGATCGGAATCGAGCTTTGCGTAGATCGGCGCGCCCAGGCCTGCGGGCACGCCTTCGGCGACGATCTCCAGCACCGCACCGATCGAGGAGCCGCTCTTTCGGATGCCGTCGAGATACGTCTCGAAGAACGCGGCCTTGTCCTTGTCCGGACAGAAGAACGGATTCTTGGCAACCTCGTCCCAATCCCACTTCTCGCGATCGATCTTGTGCGGGCCCATCTGCACCAGCGCGCCACGCACCTTGACGTCGGGCAGCACCTTTCGCGCAATCGCACCGGCGGCAACGCGCGTGGCGGTCTCGCGCGCGGAAGAGCGGCCGCCGCCGCGATAATCGCGCAGACCGTACTTCGCCTCATAGGTGAAGTCGGCATGGCCGGGGCGGAACTTGTCCTTGATCTCCGAATAATCCTTCGAGCGCTGGTCGGTGTTCTCGATCAGCAGCCCGATCGGGGTGCCCGTCGTCACCTGCACGCCGGTCTCCGGATGCGCCATCACGCCGGAGAGGATTTTGACCTGATCCGGCTCCTGCCGCTGGGTGGTGAAGCGCGACTGGCCGGGCCGGCGGCGATCGAGGTCCTGCTGGATGTCGGCCTCGGTCAGCGGGATCATCGGCGGGCAGCCGTCGACCACGCAGCCGATCGCCACGCCGTGGCTCTCGCCAAAGGTGGTTACGCGGAACATGTGGCCGAAGGTGTTGAAGGACATCGCTGCTCGCTCGGTTCCGGCGTGTGGTAACGCGCGGGGGGCCGGGGGTCAAACCCGCAAGCGGCCCTGGGAATGCCGGAGCGGTTTAACTATACTTCTCCAGCCGCCCCTCGCGGAACACATAGACGGCGCCCTGCTCGATATAGAGCTCGGCGGCGCTTGCAGGCGTCTCGAGGCCGAGCGAGACCATCAGGGCCCGGCAGGTGCCGCCATGGGCGACCGCGACGGTGTCGGTCGGGAGCTCGTCGTACCAGGCTCGGACGCGGACCTGCACATCGGCATAGGTCTCCCCGCCTGCCGGCCCCACTGTCCATTTGTCGGCGAGGCGACGGGCATAGATTTCGGGATCGGCGGCCTCGCTCTCGGCGAGCGTCAGCCCCTCCCAGGTGCCATAGCCGATCTCGCGCAGGCGATCGTCGAGCGCGTAATCGGCAGGCGGCAATTCGAGCTTGCCGCGCGCGAGCTCCATGGTCTGGCGCGCACGGCCGAGCGGGCTCGACACGTAGGGCAGCGCCGCCTTGTCGCGGCCGTCGCGTTTGAAGAGATCGGCGAGGACGCCGCCTGCCTGCACGGCCTGGTCGCGGCCACGCGCGTTCAGCGGAACGTCCTTGGTGCCCTGAAGCCTGCCGAGCGCGTTCCACTCGGTCTCGCCGTGGCGAAGATAATAGATCGTGGGCACGGGCATTGCGGTTGAAGATCAGTCCTTCCCGCCCAACGAGACGTCCGGCGCATCAGGCCGTTTCATGCCGAGCACGTGGTAGCCGGCATCGACATGATGCACTTCGCCGGTGACGCCGCGCGACAGATCTGACAGGAAGTACAGCGCACTGTCGCCAACCTCCTCGATCGTCACGTTGCGCCGCAGCGGTGCGTTGAGCTCGTTATATTTCAGGAGGAGGCGTGAATCGGCGATGCCGGCGAACGCCAGCGTCTTGATCGGTCCCGCCGAGATCGCGTTGACGCGGATCGCCTTCTCGCCGAGATCGGCGGCCAGATAGCGCACGCTCGCCTCCAGCGCCGCCTTGGCGACGCCCATGACGTTGTAGTTCGGCATCCATTTCTCGGAGCCGTAATAGCTCAGCGTGATGATCGAGCCGCCGTCGGTCATCAGCTTCTCGGCGCGCTGCGCGATCGCCGTCAGCGAGTAGCAGGAGATCAGCATCGACTTGGAGAAATTGTCCGCGGTGGTGTCGACGTAGCGGCCCTCGAGCTGGTCCTTGTCGGCAAATGCGATCGCGTGCACGACGAAATCGATCTTGCCCCACTTCTCCTTCAGCACGTCGAACACCGCGTCGATGGTCGCGGCATCCGTGACGTCGCAATGGCCGAGCATGAGCGCGCCGAGCTCGGCAGCGAGCGGCTCGACCCGCTTTTTCAGCGCATCGCCCTGATAGGTGAGTGCCAGCTCTGCGCCGGCTGCGTGGCATGCCTTGGCGATGCCCCAGGCGATCGAGCGGTTGTTGGCAACGCCGAGGATCACCCCGCGCTTGCCTTGCATCAGAGCTGAATTCTGCGCCATTTCTTCACGTCCGAACTGGGTTAGGGTCTGGAGGTACACCAGCCCTCCCCTGCGGTACAGTCCTAATACGCGGCGTTAACGCTGTTTCGACGGCCGGAATAGCCGTTCTGCTCGGGTGTTATGATCGTTGAGGCGCTCGCGCCGAACGTTGAGGACGACAAGACGGCAATGAGTGCGTTTCGCCAGAGTGTGGAAGCCATGATCCCGGCGTTGCGACGCTACGCCCGCGCGTTGACGCGCGATGCGGATGCGGCGGACGATCTGGTGCAGGACACGCTGGTGCGTGCGTTGCGTTCGGAGCGATTGTTTCTCGGAGGCGACGTCAGGAGCTGGCTCTATACGATCCTGACCAACCTCAACAAGAACCGGCGGCGCTCGCTGGCAAGGCGGCCGCAATTCATGCAGCTGACGGAGAACAGCCCGGACGCCAGCGGGACCGAAGCCGAAGGGCGTGACATCGAGAAGGCGTTGTCGACGCTGGTCGAGGAGCAGCGGTCGGTGTTGCTGCTGGTGATGCTGGAGGGCATGAGCTACCGCGAGGTCGCCGACATCCAGGGCGTGCCGATCGGCACCGTGATGTCGCGCCTGGCGCGCGCACGCGCCCACGTCAAAGCGTCGCTGGAGGGTGAGCGCCCGGCGCTGAGGCGGGTGAAATGATGGCAGGATTAGTGCAACGATATTTTGGGCCGCAGAGCCAGAGACGACCGATATGAACGACCACAATATTCCCGTGACCGAAGACGAGCTTCACGCCTATGTCGACGGCGAGCTGCCGGCCGAGCGCCGCGCCGACGTCGAGGCCTGGCTCGGTGCGCACCCAGAGGATGCCGAGCGGGTGCAATCCTGGCGTGCCATGGCCGAGATGCTGCACGCCCGTTACGACTCGGTCGCCCAGGAGCCGGTGCCGGCGCGGCTGGAGCTGGAACGGCTGGAGCGTCGTCCGCGGCAATGGTTCTATGGTGCGGTTGCGGCAGCGCTGGTCGCCTTTGTCGCCGGCGGCACGGCCGGCTGGATCGCGCATGGCGCCGCAAATGCGCCCTCGACCTTCCAGAGTTTTACCGCGGACGCGCTCGACGCCCACCGCCTCTATGTGGTCGAGGTCCGCCACCCGGTCGAGGTCGGCGGCAACGAGCGCGACCACCTCCAGGCCTGGCTGACCCGACGCTGCGGCTGGACCGTGTTCGCCCCGAACCTGGAGGCGAGCGGGCTGAAGCTCGTCGGCGGCCGGCTGCTGCCGGGGCCGAACGGGCCGGCGTCGTTCCTGATGTATGAGGGCGCCTCGGGCGAGCGCTACACGATCTACACGGCCAAGACCGAGACCGGTGCAACACAGATGCGCTACGCCAAGACGGACAAGGACGGGGCGCTGTTCTGGGCCGAGCGTGGCGTCGGCTACGTCGTCAGCGGTGGTGGCAGCGACCGTGACCGGCTGACCAAGGTGGCGCAGGCCGTCTACGACCAGGCCGAGAAAAACGGCGGCTAAGCAACCGCACGAGCGCCGTGCCTCGATTCCGTCATTGAAAATTTCGAATCAAGACATGCGCGCGTCTCATTATCGCACCGGGTGATCACGCGATTATGAGCAGCGTTCGATCCGCCGATCGACGCGGGCGGCCTCGATTGGGGTTTTTGGTACCGCGCTGGTCCCCCTCTCGAGGCCGCACCTTTTCATCGGCTGCCCCGCCGGACAGCCGACACGTCGAGAAGCGCTACCACGCCTCAGGCATATGATGGGCATCATCCGTTCGGAGATGCCCTCAGCTTTTAGGAGAACCCCTTCAGTTGCGCTCGGCTTTAGCCAAGTCCGCTGCGTGGATTGTAGGGGTGCTGGTCCCGCCACTTTTCCATCAGTGCCTCGAGCTCGGCGTCGTTTCCATCCGGTAGGATAATCCGGATGACGACAAAGAGATCCCCGGTTCCGCCAGTTTTCGGCAAGCCCTTACCTTTCAGACGGAAGGTCCGGCCGCTGGAGGTGTTTTTGGGCACCGACAGTTCGACCGCATTGCCGAGCGTGGGCACGCGGACCTTGCCGCCGAGCACCGCCTCATAGAGCGTGACGGGCAGGTCGATCCGCAAGTCGGCGCCCTCGACCTTGAAGAACGAGTGCGGTGCGATGCTGATCGTGATCAGGAGATCGCCCGGCGGATGGCCCTGGGCGCTCTCGCCCTGCCCCCGCAGTCGGATCTGCTGGCCCTCGACGACCCCGGCCGGAATCTTGACGTTGAGCTCCTTGCCATTCGGCAGCCGGACGCGCTTCTCGCCGCCCTTGACCGACTCTTCCAGCGAGACGGACATGGCGACGCTGACATCGAGATCGAGCCCGACCC is part of the Bradyrhizobium commune genome and harbors:
- a CDS encoding histidine phosphatase family protein, yielding MPVPTIYYLRHGETEWNALGRLQGTKDVPLNARGRDQAVQAGGVLADLFKRDGRDKAALPYVSSPLGRARQTMELARGKLELPPADYALDDRLREIGYGTWEGLTLAESEAADPEIYARRLADKWTVGPAGGETYADVQVRVRAWYDELPTDTVAVAHGGTCRALMVSLGLETPASAAELYIEQGAVYVFREGRLEKYS
- the aroC gene encoding chorismate synthase, whose product is MSFNTFGHMFRVTTFGESHGVAIGCVVDGCPPMIPLTEADIQQDLDRRRPGQSRFTTQRQEPDQVKILSGVMAHPETGVQVTTGTPIGLLIENTDQRSKDYSEIKDKFRPGHADFTYEAKYGLRDYRGGGRSSARETATRVAAGAIARKVLPDVKVRGALVQMGPHKIDREKWDWDEVAKNPFFCPDKDKAAFFETYLDGIRKSGSSIGAVLEIVAEGVPAGLGAPIYAKLDSDLAGAMMTINAVKGVEIGAGFGAAELTGEENADEMRTGNDGTRFLSNHAGGVLGGISTGQPVVVRFAVKPTSSILQPRLTVDRNGADTEIMTKGRHDPCVGIRAVPVGEAMMACVLADHFIRDRGQVGR
- a CDS encoding anti-sigma factor family protein, which codes for MNDHNIPVTEDELHAYVDGELPAERRADVEAWLGAHPEDAERVQSWRAMAEMLHARYDSVAQEPVPARLELERLERRPRQWFYGAVAAALVAFVAGGTAGWIAHGAANAPSTFQSFTADALDAHRLYVVEVRHPVEVGGNERDHLQAWLTRRCGWTVFAPNLEASGLKLVGGRLLPGPNGPASFLMYEGASGERYTIYTAKTETGATQMRYAKTDKDGALFWAERGVGYVVSGGGSDRDRLTKVAQAVYDQAEKNGG
- a CDS encoding DnaJ C-terminal domain-containing protein: MRDPYEVLGVPRSANAAAIKSAYRKLAKKHHPDSNKDDPKAAERFAELNSANEILGDEDKRKQFDRGEIDADGKPRFQGFPGGGAGPRGRAGPGGFESYTFRGGSAGPGQGAGAFEDILNSMFGGGMRGARPGAGGGAQFEFDTGGVGLDLDVSVAMSVSLEESVKGGEKRVRLPNGKELNVKIPAGVVEGQQIRLRGQGESAQGHPPGDLLITISIAPHSFFKVEGADLRIDLPVTLYEAVLGGKVRVPTLGNAVELSVPKNTSSGRTFRLKGKGLPKTGGTGDLFVVIRIILPDGNDAELEALMEKWRDQHPYNPRSGLG
- a CDS encoding sigma-70 family RNA polymerase sigma factor encodes the protein MSAFRQSVEAMIPALRRYARALTRDADAADDLVQDTLVRALRSERLFLGGDVRSWLYTILTNLNKNRRRSLARRPQFMQLTENSPDASGTEAEGRDIEKALSTLVEEQRSVLLLVMLEGMSYREVADIQGVPIGTVMSRLARARAHVKASLEGERPALRRVK
- a CDS encoding GNAT family N-acetyltransferase; protein product: MNDIVIRSATEQDAALIAAIHASSWRDAYADILAPEFLKGAVEDDRLAVWSQRLRDRPSTQLINVAFDPIGVMQGFVCCQCDADPVWGSLVDNLHVRPQARGRGMGERLLRDAVGQFSARATGGGFHLWVFEANVAALRFYERLGGRVVEQDHSALPAAGGKTVLRVHWRTSALLG
- the fabI gene encoding enoyl-ACP reductase FabI, coding for MAQNSALMQGKRGVILGVANNRSIAWGIAKACHAAGAELALTYQGDALKKRVEPLAAELGALMLGHCDVTDAATIDAVFDVLKEKWGKIDFVVHAIAFADKDQLEGRYVDTTADNFSKSMLISCYSLTAIAQRAEKLMTDGGSIITLSYYGSEKWMPNYNVMGVAKAALEASVRYLAADLGEKAIRVNAISAGPIKTLAFAGIADSRLLLKYNELNAPLRRNVTIEEVGDSALYFLSDLSRGVTGEVHHVDAGYHVLGMKRPDAPDVSLGGKD
- a CDS encoding adenylate/guanylate cyclase domain-containing protein — protein: MENSELQRIINWLIDGARSSRGPAEMIADACENLVAAGLPLWRFGVFIRTLHPEIFGRNFIWRQGEEVEIGTVDFEILDTPEFARSPLRIVFEEGLEVRGRIDEIDTRRFPFLEDMRAEGVTDYIATPMRFLDGSIHAISWTTRHPGGFSEDDIATIRSIVAPLARVSEIVTLRRTAATLLDTYVGNRAGERILAGQIRRGHNDTMQAAIWLSDLRGFTALSDRLPAETVVDILNRYFDCQVTAIRGHGGEVLKFMGDGLLAVFPIDEYVGDASHVCARVLEAARESRASVEALAHPVGDVVERFRFGVALHVGNILYGNIGGGNRLDFTCIGPAVNLAARMEKIAGRLGRTVVASEVFAKVCREGWRDLGEFPIAGFSQAQRVYGLAEETPVVMA